ACTTCTCCTTTTTGCCTTTTTCAAGGAGGGACCGGATAAACCCGATGTATTTGTCATACACGGCCTTTATCTTTTTTTCTGCCGCGCTTTTGCTCCCCGATATCTCTGCGGCAAGGGTCGTGGAGAGAACGCACAATTCACCGTTGTTGCGGGCATATTCGTTGATATATTTATGGTATTCGCGGAACGTTGTTAAGAAATCGCCCTGAAACCCTTTCGTGTGTTCAAAAAGCGAATCAACGAGTTCCGTTTCGAACTTTTCGATGATTTTGAAGAGCAGTTCGTCCTTACTTGTGAAGTGCCAGTAGAACGCCCCTTTCGTGATCCCGATGGCATCGGTTATGTCCTGGATCGAGGTTCCTTTGAAGCCCTTCCGGAGAAACAGTTCTATGCTTTTTTTTACGATCTGGTCTTTTGTGCCGACCGGAAAGCTTCTCCCTTTTTCCCCCTTTTTTGCCACTCCCGTTCCTTACCAACCGTTTAGTATTTTTTTATTATTTTTATTACGGTATACCCCCGATGAAAATATGTCAAGTGAAATTCTCGATTCAATTAAGATAAAGATTTTTTTCACATTCATGAAG
This window of the Syntrophorhabdaceae bacterium genome carries:
- a CDS encoding TetR/AcrR family transcriptional regulator; amino-acid sequence: MAKKGEKGRSFPVGTKDQIVKKSIELFLRKGFKGTSIQDITDAIGITKGAFYWHFTSKDELLFKIIEKFETELVDSLFEHTKGFQGDFLTTFREYHKYINEYARNNGELCVLSTTLAAEISGSKSAAEKKIKAVYDKYIGFIRSLLEKGKKEKLFEDTFDTLLHAHVILAIHNGILLQWFMNRKTIDGPSLARAYRNVMLFGMIKGGGKEK